One stretch of Verrucomicrobiia bacterium DNA includes these proteins:
- a CDS encoding MoaD/ThiS family protein has product MISIRIRYWSWFRDLTGTDSEELQVPEGLQLGELLDRVRTRHPRLAEARNCTLAAVGVDYQPATFQLSPGDEVSLFPPVQGG; this is encoded by the coding sequence ATGATCTCCATCCGCATCCGCTACTGGTCCTGGTTCCGTGACCTGACCGGCACCGACTCCGAGGAGCTTCAGGTTCCCGAGGGACTCCAACTCGGCGAACTGCTCGACCGTGTCCGCACCCGCCACCCGCGCCTGGCCGAGGCCCGCAATTGCACCCTCGCCGCCGTCGGCGTCGACTACCAACCCGCCACCTTCCAACTCAGCCCCGGCGATGAAGTCTCCCTCTTCCCCCCGGTCCAGGGCGGTTGA
- a CDS encoding (2Fe-2S)-binding protein: MPKVTVLPADVTAEVEVGELLLEAGEKAGVEMEAGCFNCSCGTCVVEVVSGMAHLEEPTPEELDVLDQWNRDPEKFRLACCVKVLGGDVTIRQPAH; this comes from the coding sequence ATGCCCAAAGTGACTGTACTGCCTGCCGATGTGACCGCCGAAGTGGAGGTTGGAGAGTTGCTTCTGGAGGCGGGGGAGAAGGCGGGGGTGGAGATGGAGGCGGGATGCTTCAATTGCTCGTGCGGCACCTGCGTGGTCGAGGTGGTGAGCGGCATGGCCCATCTGGAGGAGCCGACTCCGGAGGAGCTGGACGTGCTGGACCAGTGGAACCGGGATCCGGAGAAGTTCCGTCTGGCCTGCTGCGTCAAGGTGCTGGGGGGTGACGTGACCATCCGGCAGCCGGCCCACTGA
- a CDS encoding EamA family transporter, whose translation MSPPDSPPAASPRPPLVWGALFIVYVVWGSTYLAIKVAIETMPPLLMAGARFAIAGGLLYGLLRLQGRRLGGLVPWRNAFLVGTALLAGGNGGVSWAEQTVPSGIAALVIGSVPLWFALVDWVRPGGTAPSRRTWTGIALGFAGLGILGAPAVAGQPVDPAGFAVLLVACVFWASGSIYSRHTPNPGSPWLTVGAQMLCGGLVLLVASAVSGEAATFDWRGVSARSFWALVYLIVAGSWIGFSAYIWLLRATTPARVSSYAYVNPVVAVLLGWAVLGEPLTPRIGIAATVILTGVIALTLPARRPTRPPCEGPAGDPCSSETIPDSTRTARETPG comes from the coding sequence ATGTCACCGCCCGATTCCCCCCCCGCCGCGTCACCCCGGCCGCCCCTCGTCTGGGGCGCGCTGTTTATCGTGTACGTCGTCTGGGGCTCCACCTACCTCGCGATCAAGGTGGCCATCGAAACCATGCCGCCCCTCCTCATGGCCGGCGCCCGATTCGCAATCGCCGGCGGACTGCTCTACGGACTCCTTCGCCTCCAGGGCCGGCGCCTGGGAGGCCTGGTGCCCTGGCGCAATGCCTTCCTCGTCGGCACCGCCCTCCTCGCCGGCGGCAATGGCGGCGTCTCCTGGGCCGAACAAACCGTTCCCTCCGGCATCGCCGCCCTCGTGATCGGAAGTGTCCCCCTCTGGTTCGCCCTCGTGGACTGGGTCCGCCCGGGAGGCACCGCCCCTTCACGCCGCACCTGGACCGGCATCGCCCTCGGTTTCGCCGGCCTCGGCATCCTCGGCGCCCCTGCCGTCGCCGGACAACCGGTCGATCCCGCCGGGTTCGCCGTGCTGCTCGTTGCCTGCGTCTTCTGGGCCAGCGGTTCGATCTATTCCCGCCACACCCCCAACCCTGGCTCCCCGTGGCTCACCGTCGGCGCCCAGATGCTCTGCGGGGGACTGGTCCTCCTCGTTGCCTCCGCCGTCTCCGGTGAAGCCGCGACGTTCGACTGGCGCGGCGTGTCGGCCCGTTCCTTCTGGGCACTCGTCTATCTGATCGTCGCCGGTTCGTGGATCGGCTTCAGCGCCTACATCTGGCTCCTCCGTGCCACCACCCCCGCCCGGGTGTCCTCGTACGCCTATGTCAATCCCGTCGTTGCCGTCCTCCTCGGCTGGGCCGTGCTCGGCGAACCCCTTACCCCCCGGATCGGCATCGCCGCCACGGTCATCCTCACCGGCGTCATCGCCCTTACCCTGCCCGCCCGCCGTCCGACCCGTCCGCCTTGCGAAGGGCCCGCTGGGGACCCGTGCTCATCGGAAACAATCCCGGACAGCACCCGAACCGCTCGTGAAACGCCTGGCTGA
- a CDS encoding helix-turn-helix transcriptional regulator, giving the protein MSTEGNHDEDKVSGPATREGAVWTSVGADWRHLGGSFRRHGFSFEWHDFEAGSDVDWSRSFHAGSVEICLNFEGEGQVTAAGNVLEFRPRMAGFYVCGVGTISAQRRAHKRHRFITVELSAEFLRRHLNGYRAWLHPVVQALVGSDRARSGVGASLPLSARQQALLGTLRRPPVLLEGQVLWYQAKAIELVVELLFQPSDDRELFCARARRLAHARVEKVVAILRERLSEPPGLEELGRLVGCSPYYLSRTFSSEMGMTLPQYLRQLRLERAAELLRSGRFNVTEAAMEVGYSSLSHFSQAFHERFGCCPGLFPMSTGPQRALRKADGSDGGRAG; this is encoded by the coding sequence ATGTCCACCGAAGGCAACCATGACGAAGACAAGGTTTCCGGTCCGGCGACACGGGAGGGGGCCGTATGGACGTCGGTGGGGGCGGACTGGCGGCATCTGGGGGGGAGTTTCCGGCGGCATGGTTTCAGTTTCGAGTGGCACGATTTCGAGGCTGGGAGCGATGTGGATTGGAGCCGGAGTTTCCATGCGGGGAGCGTGGAGATCTGCCTGAACTTCGAGGGGGAAGGGCAGGTGACGGCGGCGGGAAACGTCCTGGAGTTCCGGCCGCGAATGGCGGGATTCTATGTCTGTGGAGTGGGGACAATCTCGGCGCAGCGGCGGGCGCACAAGCGGCATCGGTTCATCACCGTCGAGCTGTCGGCGGAGTTCCTGCGGCGGCATCTGAACGGGTACCGGGCGTGGTTGCACCCGGTGGTGCAGGCGCTGGTGGGGAGCGACCGGGCGCGATCGGGGGTGGGGGCGTCACTTCCGCTGTCGGCACGGCAGCAGGCGCTGCTGGGCACATTGCGGCGGCCGCCGGTGCTGCTGGAGGGGCAGGTGCTCTGGTATCAGGCCAAGGCAATCGAGCTGGTGGTCGAATTGCTCTTTCAACCCTCGGACGATCGCGAGCTGTTTTGTGCCCGGGCGCGGCGGCTGGCGCATGCGCGGGTCGAGAAGGTCGTGGCCATCCTGAGGGAACGGCTGTCCGAGCCGCCCGGGTTGGAGGAACTGGGACGATTGGTGGGGTGCAGTCCGTATTACCTGAGCCGGACCTTCTCGTCGGAGATGGGGATGACCCTGCCGCAGTACCTGCGGCAACTGCGTCTGGAACGGGCGGCCGAGCTGCTCCGGTCGGGCCGGTTCAACGTGACCGAGGCGGCGATGGAGGTCGGGTACTCCAGCCTGAGCCATTTCAGCCAGGCGTTTCACGAGCGGTTCGGGTGCTGTCCGGGATTGTTTCCGATGAGCACGGGTCCCCAGCGGGCCCTTCGCAAGGCGGACGGGTCGGACGGCGGGCGGGCAGGGTAA
- the hpt gene encoding hypoxanthine phosphoribosyltransferase has translation MPRSRPRSGPGPTPAAPPPPVPSAWRSDIARVLLTETQIANRVAELADEIQRDFASRDTVVVAILNGTVLFLADLLRHLDFPVRLDFVGTSSYGTSTTPGHLSFTRTTRLDVRNRDVLVVDDILDTGKTLDRVVTHLRPFKPRRLRTCVLLDKKARRQVKIRGDYTGFAIPDEFVVGYGLDFAERYRNLPFIGVLKPEILHPDNPSAHAQRPPRPGPRRPA, from the coding sequence ATGCCCCGCTCCCGTCCCAGGTCCGGCCCAGGCCCCACCCCGGCCGCCCCCCCTCCCCCCGTCCCCTCCGCCTGGCGCTCCGACATCGCCCGGGTCCTCCTCACCGAAACCCAGATCGCCAACCGCGTCGCCGAACTCGCCGACGAGATCCAACGCGACTTCGCCTCCCGCGATACCGTCGTCGTCGCCATCCTCAATGGCACAGTCCTCTTCCTCGCCGACCTCCTCCGCCATCTCGATTTTCCCGTTCGACTCGACTTCGTCGGCACATCCAGCTACGGCACCTCCACCACCCCCGGCCATCTCTCCTTCACCCGCACCACGCGCCTCGACGTCCGCAATCGCGATGTCCTCGTCGTGGATGACATCCTCGACACCGGAAAGACCCTCGACCGCGTCGTCACCCACCTCCGCCCCTTCAAACCCCGCCGCCTCCGCACCTGTGTCCTCCTCGACAAGAAAGCCCGACGCCAGGTGAAGATTCGCGGCGATTACACCGGGTTCGCCATCCCCGACGAATTCGTGGTCGGCTACGGCCTCGATTTCGCCGAACGCTACCGCAACCTCCCCTTCATCGGCGTGCTCAAGCCCGAAATTCTCCATCCGGACAATCCCTCCGCCCACGCCCAACGACCGCCCCGCCCGGGCCCCCGCCGCCCCGCATGA